From Linepithema humile isolate Giens D197 chromosome 8, Lhum_UNIL_v1.0, whole genome shotgun sequence, one genomic window encodes:
- the LOC105676741 gene encoding aminopeptidase Ey-like isoform X2 has translation MSFSIIYARNIFHDEIFLGSLYDEEKGEKVLKENGVEILKAQQIVPCWDEPAFKTTFTISIKHHKKYTALSNMLIKTTKLDKNNMKWTHFYKSPFMSVQHLTIVITTFSKIPFGHTNVTIWCRESTTQHVLFALNIVEQVVSFLKERSVIKIQKIDYVAFWDVQHSNIETLGLILHREEDITYIGTLDSVARKIEVVNLLARQIVSLWYHDLLWPIEGFTTYLAAYILGTIPSLYYLEDLFVVQVQQESLHFDIPSYTNTTLLNINDLDVQIIKAILNHLKSSILWRVLRYLPTKDVYFNSIDTYASKYYQSNAEKTDDLWHVMQTNLNLTNNPYNFNVKKYIDIWIKNNNYPILYAVRNNTSNVMLFSYLSPDVIDKNVEQLPILVTYAGKIFEHSNEGAFWLSPQKVKNIGGFPQNECLMVNIQQGGYYRVNYNSEGWLKLEQCLISENYEVHALNQAQIIDDAFYFFKNRQLSVTTFWNLASFLSNNTNYIAWYPMIKVFEYMACTYLLDDTTGLTLNMIKMLSGTLQIIGYEENLDHIDLTICLREEVAKWACILGVTECRKAATLQLIKDLQNPVQDNRVAWKEWKYCSGLMSANYTIWTYTFEKWTKTSDNRILNYLICCEDPFIITTYLNQTIGLIDKSIIKEQDMRVNILLLTVAKHVKSNVVLDFLLKRLESNQFKLCGKKDVDLIVTLIVIITNIHDVHQIQKVISFVIHLDEDRYLDAIRKKAKKRRSEHARLSAKYGSLGNKKII, from the exons ATGTCCTTTTCG ATAATATACGCCCGCAACATATTTCATGACGAAATCTTTCTTGGATCTTTATACGAtgaagaaaaaggagaaaaggt attaaaagaaaatggtgttgaaatattaaaagctCAACAAATAGTTCCATGTTGGGATGAACCAGCGTTCAAGACCACCTTTACTATTTCTATTAAACATCATAAAAAGTATACAGCCCTATCAAATATGCttataaaaacaacaaaacttgataaaaataacatgaaaTGGACACATTTTTACAAGTCGCCTTTTATGTCCGTTCAACATTTGACAATTGTGATAACCACATTCTCTAAAATTCCTTTTGGGCATACAAATGTCACAATTTGGTGTAGAGAAAGCACGACACAGCATGTATTATTTGCACTAAACATTGTGGAACAAGTCGTgagttttttaaaagaaagaagtgtgataaaaatacaaaaaattgattacgtTGCATTTTGGGATGTCCAACACAGTAATATTGAGACATTGGGACTCATTTTACATAG GGAAGAAGATATTACTTACATTGGAACATTAGATTCTGTTGCACGCAAAATTGAAGTGGTCAACTTATTAGCGCGTCAAATAGTATCTCTTTGGTACCATGATCTGTTATGGCCGATAGAAGGTTTCACTACATATCTGGCAGCGTACATCTTGGGAACG attcCGTCGCTATATTACCTAGAGGATTTATTTGTTGTTCAAGTACAACAGGAATCTTTACACTTTGACATTCCTTCGTATACGAACACTACACTACTCAACATTAATGACTTAGATGTTCAAATAATTAAGGCTATTCttaatcatttaaaat CATCTATTTTATGGCGTGTATTACGATATCTACCAACTAAAGATGTGTATTTCAATAGTATCGACACGTATGCTTCTAA ATATTATCAGTCAAATGCGGAAAAGACCGATGATTTATGGCACGTTATGCAAACTAATTTAAATCTAACTAACAATCCATATaactttaatgtaaaaaaatatatcgatatttgGATAAAGAACAATAATTATCCTATACTGTACGCAGTACGAAATAATACGAGTAATGTGATGTTATTCTCATATCTCAGCCCTGATGTTATCGACAAAAACGTGGAACAACTTCCCATATTAGTGACATATGCAGGAAAAATATTCG AGCATTCAAATGAGGGAGCTTTTTGGCTATCACCGCAAAAAGTAAAGAACATTGGAGGGTTTCCGCAAAATGAATGCCTCATGGTCAATATACAACAAGgag GATATTAtcgtgttaattataattctgaGGGCTGGCTTAAACTCGAGCAGTGCTTAATCTCTGAGAACTATGAAGTACATGCTCTCAATCAGGCCCAAATCATAGATGATGCGTTTTACTTCTTCAAAAATAGACAACTCAGTGTTACTACGTTTTGGAATCTCGCAAGCTTTCTATCAAATAACACGAATTACATAGCATGGTATCCTATGATTAAAGTTTTTGAATACATGGCTTGTACCTATTTGTTAGATGATACTACGGGCTTAACG ctaaatatgataaaaatgttgagtGGAACTCTGCAAATAATAGGATACGAAGAAAACTTAGACCATATCGATCTTACTATATGTTTAAGAGAGGAAGTCGCAAAATGGGCATGTATCCTCGGTGTTACTGAATGCAGAAAAGCAGCTACTTTACAACTGATAAAAGATCTTCAAAATCCTGTGCAAGACAA tCGTGTCGCATGGAAAGAATGGAAATATTGTAGTGGTTTGATGTCAGCAAACTACACTATTTGGACCTATACGTTTGAAAAATGGACGAAAACGTCTGAtaacagaattttaaattatttgatttgctGTGAAGATCCTTTTATTATAACCACTTATTTGAATCAAACAATAGGACTGATTGATAAATCTATTATCAAGGAACAAGACATGCGTGTTAATATACTTCTTCTTACTGTTGCGAAGCATGTAAAGAGCAATGTAGTGCTTGATTTTCTATTGAAACGTTTAGAAAGCAACCAATTCAAATTGTGTGGAAAAAA GGATGTTGAtttaattgtaacattaattGTCATTATTACGAATATACATGACGTACACCAAATACAAAAg gTAATTAGTTTTGTGATACATCTGGATGAAGATCGATATTTAGATGCTATTAGAAAAAAAGCTAAGAAACGAAGATCCGAACATGCAAGACTAAGCGCAAAGTATGGGTCCCTTGgtaacaagaaaataatataa
- the LOC105676741 gene encoding aminopeptidase Ey-like isoform X3 has translation MQIIYARNIFHDEIFLGSLYDEEKGEKVLKENGVEILKAQQIVPCWDEPAFKTTFTISIKHHKKYTALSNMLIKTTKLDKNNMKWTHFYKSPFMSVQHLTIVITTFSKIPFGHTNVTIWCRESTTQHVLFALNIVEQVVSFLKERSVIKIQKIDYVAFWDVQHSNIETLGLILHREEDITYIGTLDSVARKIEVVNLLARQIVSLWYHDLLWPIEGFTTYLAAYILGTIPSLYYLEDLFVVQVQQESLHFDIPSYTNTTLLNINDLDVQIIKAILNHLKSSILWRVLRYLPTKDVYFNSIDTYASKYYQSNAEKTDDLWHVMQTNLNLTNNPYNFNVKKYIDIWIKNNNYPILYAVRNNTSNVMLFSYLSPDVIDKNVEQLPILVTYAGKIFEHSNEGAFWLSPQKVKNIGGFPQNECLMVNIQQGGYYRVNYNSEGWLKLEQCLISENYEVHALNQAQIIDDAFYFFKNRQLSVTTFWNLASFLSNNTNYIAWYPMIKVFEYMACTYLLDDTTGLTLNMIKMLSGTLQIIGYEENLDHIDLTICLREEVAKWACILGVTECRKAATLQLIKDLQNPVQDNRVAWKEWKYCSGLMSANYTIWTYTFEKWTKTSDNRILNYLICCEDPFIITTYLNQTIGLIDKSIIKEQDMRVNILLLTVAKHVKSNVVLDFLLKRLESNQFKLCGKKDVDLIVTLIVIITNIHDVHQIQKVISFVIHLDEDRYLDAIRKKAKKRRSEHARLSAKYGSLGNKKII, from the exons ATGCAA ATAATATACGCCCGCAACATATTTCATGACGAAATCTTTCTTGGATCTTTATACGAtgaagaaaaaggagaaaaggt attaaaagaaaatggtgttgaaatattaaaagctCAACAAATAGTTCCATGTTGGGATGAACCAGCGTTCAAGACCACCTTTACTATTTCTATTAAACATCATAAAAAGTATACAGCCCTATCAAATATGCttataaaaacaacaaaacttgataaaaataacatgaaaTGGACACATTTTTACAAGTCGCCTTTTATGTCCGTTCAACATTTGACAATTGTGATAACCACATTCTCTAAAATTCCTTTTGGGCATACAAATGTCACAATTTGGTGTAGAGAAAGCACGACACAGCATGTATTATTTGCACTAAACATTGTGGAACAAGTCGTgagttttttaaaagaaagaagtgtgataaaaatacaaaaaattgattacgtTGCATTTTGGGATGTCCAACACAGTAATATTGAGACATTGGGACTCATTTTACATAG GGAAGAAGATATTACTTACATTGGAACATTAGATTCTGTTGCACGCAAAATTGAAGTGGTCAACTTATTAGCGCGTCAAATAGTATCTCTTTGGTACCATGATCTGTTATGGCCGATAGAAGGTTTCACTACATATCTGGCAGCGTACATCTTGGGAACG attcCGTCGCTATATTACCTAGAGGATTTATTTGTTGTTCAAGTACAACAGGAATCTTTACACTTTGACATTCCTTCGTATACGAACACTACACTACTCAACATTAATGACTTAGATGTTCAAATAATTAAGGCTATTCttaatcatttaaaat CATCTATTTTATGGCGTGTATTACGATATCTACCAACTAAAGATGTGTATTTCAATAGTATCGACACGTATGCTTCTAA ATATTATCAGTCAAATGCGGAAAAGACCGATGATTTATGGCACGTTATGCAAACTAATTTAAATCTAACTAACAATCCATATaactttaatgtaaaaaaatatatcgatatttgGATAAAGAACAATAATTATCCTATACTGTACGCAGTACGAAATAATACGAGTAATGTGATGTTATTCTCATATCTCAGCCCTGATGTTATCGACAAAAACGTGGAACAACTTCCCATATTAGTGACATATGCAGGAAAAATATTCG AGCATTCAAATGAGGGAGCTTTTTGGCTATCACCGCAAAAAGTAAAGAACATTGGAGGGTTTCCGCAAAATGAATGCCTCATGGTCAATATACAACAAGgag GATATTAtcgtgttaattataattctgaGGGCTGGCTTAAACTCGAGCAGTGCTTAATCTCTGAGAACTATGAAGTACATGCTCTCAATCAGGCCCAAATCATAGATGATGCGTTTTACTTCTTCAAAAATAGACAACTCAGTGTTACTACGTTTTGGAATCTCGCAAGCTTTCTATCAAATAACACGAATTACATAGCATGGTATCCTATGATTAAAGTTTTTGAATACATGGCTTGTACCTATTTGTTAGATGATACTACGGGCTTAACG ctaaatatgataaaaatgttgagtGGAACTCTGCAAATAATAGGATACGAAGAAAACTTAGACCATATCGATCTTACTATATGTTTAAGAGAGGAAGTCGCAAAATGGGCATGTATCCTCGGTGTTACTGAATGCAGAAAAGCAGCTACTTTACAACTGATAAAAGATCTTCAAAATCCTGTGCAAGACAA tCGTGTCGCATGGAAAGAATGGAAATATTGTAGTGGTTTGATGTCAGCAAACTACACTATTTGGACCTATACGTTTGAAAAATGGACGAAAACGTCTGAtaacagaattttaaattatttgatttgctGTGAAGATCCTTTTATTATAACCACTTATTTGAATCAAACAATAGGACTGATTGATAAATCTATTATCAAGGAACAAGACATGCGTGTTAATATACTTCTTCTTACTGTTGCGAAGCATGTAAAGAGCAATGTAGTGCTTGATTTTCTATTGAAACGTTTAGAAAGCAACCAATTCAAATTGTGTGGAAAAAA GGATGTTGAtttaattgtaacattaattGTCATTATTACGAATATACATGACGTACACCAAATACAAAAg gTAATTAGTTTTGTGATACATCTGGATGAAGATCGATATTTAGATGCTATTAGAAAAAAAGCTAAGAAACGAAGATCCGAACATGCAAGACTAAGCGCAAAGTATGGGTCCCTTGgtaacaagaaaataatataa
- the LOC105676741 gene encoding aminopeptidase Ey-like isoform X6 has translation MQIIYARNIFHDEIFLGSLYDEEKGEKVEEDITYIGTLDSVARKIEVVNLLARQIVSLWYHDLLWPIEGFTTYLAAYILGTIPSLYYLEDLFVVQVQQESLHFDIPSYTNTTLLNINDLDVQIIKAILNHLKSSILWRVLRYLPTKDVYFNSIDTYASKYYQSNAEKTDDLWHVMQTNLNLTNNPYNFNVKKYIDIWIKNNNYPILYAVRNNTSNVMLFSYLSPDVIDKNVEQLPILVTYAGKIFEHSNEGAFWLSPQKVKNIGGFPQNECLMVNIQQGGYYRVNYNSEGWLKLEQCLISENYEVHALNQAQIIDDAFYFFKNRQLSVTTFWNLASFLSNNTNYIAWYPMIKVFEYMACTYLLDDTTGLTLNMIKMLSGTLQIIGYEENLDHIDLTICLREEVAKWACILGVTECRKAATLQLIKDLQNPVQDNRVAWKEWKYCSGLMSANYTIWTYTFEKWTKTSDNRILNYLICCEDPFIITTYLNQTIGLIDKSIIKEQDMRVNILLLTVAKHVKSNVVLDFLLKRLESNQFKLCGKKDVDLIVTLIVIITNIHDVHQIQKVISFVIHLDEDRYLDAIRKKAKKRRSEHARLSAKYGSLGNKKII, from the exons ATGCAA ATAATATACGCCCGCAACATATTTCATGACGAAATCTTTCTTGGATCTTTATACGAtgaagaaaaaggagaaaaggt GGAAGAAGATATTACTTACATTGGAACATTAGATTCTGTTGCACGCAAAATTGAAGTGGTCAACTTATTAGCGCGTCAAATAGTATCTCTTTGGTACCATGATCTGTTATGGCCGATAGAAGGTTTCACTACATATCTGGCAGCGTACATCTTGGGAACG attcCGTCGCTATATTACCTAGAGGATTTATTTGTTGTTCAAGTACAACAGGAATCTTTACACTTTGACATTCCTTCGTATACGAACACTACACTACTCAACATTAATGACTTAGATGTTCAAATAATTAAGGCTATTCttaatcatttaaaat CATCTATTTTATGGCGTGTATTACGATATCTACCAACTAAAGATGTGTATTTCAATAGTATCGACACGTATGCTTCTAA ATATTATCAGTCAAATGCGGAAAAGACCGATGATTTATGGCACGTTATGCAAACTAATTTAAATCTAACTAACAATCCATATaactttaatgtaaaaaaatatatcgatatttgGATAAAGAACAATAATTATCCTATACTGTACGCAGTACGAAATAATACGAGTAATGTGATGTTATTCTCATATCTCAGCCCTGATGTTATCGACAAAAACGTGGAACAACTTCCCATATTAGTGACATATGCAGGAAAAATATTCG AGCATTCAAATGAGGGAGCTTTTTGGCTATCACCGCAAAAAGTAAAGAACATTGGAGGGTTTCCGCAAAATGAATGCCTCATGGTCAATATACAACAAGgag GATATTAtcgtgttaattataattctgaGGGCTGGCTTAAACTCGAGCAGTGCTTAATCTCTGAGAACTATGAAGTACATGCTCTCAATCAGGCCCAAATCATAGATGATGCGTTTTACTTCTTCAAAAATAGACAACTCAGTGTTACTACGTTTTGGAATCTCGCAAGCTTTCTATCAAATAACACGAATTACATAGCATGGTATCCTATGATTAAAGTTTTTGAATACATGGCTTGTACCTATTTGTTAGATGATACTACGGGCTTAACG ctaaatatgataaaaatgttgagtGGAACTCTGCAAATAATAGGATACGAAGAAAACTTAGACCATATCGATCTTACTATATGTTTAAGAGAGGAAGTCGCAAAATGGGCATGTATCCTCGGTGTTACTGAATGCAGAAAAGCAGCTACTTTACAACTGATAAAAGATCTTCAAAATCCTGTGCAAGACAA tCGTGTCGCATGGAAAGAATGGAAATATTGTAGTGGTTTGATGTCAGCAAACTACACTATTTGGACCTATACGTTTGAAAAATGGACGAAAACGTCTGAtaacagaattttaaattatttgatttgctGTGAAGATCCTTTTATTATAACCACTTATTTGAATCAAACAATAGGACTGATTGATAAATCTATTATCAAGGAACAAGACATGCGTGTTAATATACTTCTTCTTACTGTTGCGAAGCATGTAAAGAGCAATGTAGTGCTTGATTTTCTATTGAAACGTTTAGAAAGCAACCAATTCAAATTGTGTGGAAAAAA GGATGTTGAtttaattgtaacattaattGTCATTATTACGAATATACATGACGTACACCAAATACAAAAg gTAATTAGTTTTGTGATACATCTGGATGAAGATCGATATTTAGATGCTATTAGAAAAAAAGCTAAGAAACGAAGATCCGAACATGCAAGACTAAGCGCAAAGTATGGGTCCCTTGgtaacaagaaaataatataa
- the LOC105676741 gene encoding aminopeptidase Ey-like isoform X5, which produces MSFSIIYARNIFHDEIFLGSLYDEEKGEKVEEDITYIGTLDSVARKIEVVNLLARQIVSLWYHDLLWPIEGFTTYLAAYILGTIPSLYYLEDLFVVQVQQESLHFDIPSYTNTTLLNINDLDVQIIKAILNHLKSSILWRVLRYLPTKDVYFNSIDTYASKYYQSNAEKTDDLWHVMQTNLNLTNNPYNFNVKKYIDIWIKNNNYPILYAVRNNTSNVMLFSYLSPDVIDKNVEQLPILVTYAGKIFEHSNEGAFWLSPQKVKNIGGFPQNECLMVNIQQGGYYRVNYNSEGWLKLEQCLISENYEVHALNQAQIIDDAFYFFKNRQLSVTTFWNLASFLSNNTNYIAWYPMIKVFEYMACTYLLDDTTGLTLNMIKMLSGTLQIIGYEENLDHIDLTICLREEVAKWACILGVTECRKAATLQLIKDLQNPVQDNRVAWKEWKYCSGLMSANYTIWTYTFEKWTKTSDNRILNYLICCEDPFIITTYLNQTIGLIDKSIIKEQDMRVNILLLTVAKHVKSNVVLDFLLKRLESNQFKLCGKKDVDLIVTLIVIITNIHDVHQIQKVISFVIHLDEDRYLDAIRKKAKKRRSEHARLSAKYGSLGNKKII; this is translated from the exons ATGTCCTTTTCG ATAATATACGCCCGCAACATATTTCATGACGAAATCTTTCTTGGATCTTTATACGAtgaagaaaaaggagaaaaggt GGAAGAAGATATTACTTACATTGGAACATTAGATTCTGTTGCACGCAAAATTGAAGTGGTCAACTTATTAGCGCGTCAAATAGTATCTCTTTGGTACCATGATCTGTTATGGCCGATAGAAGGTTTCACTACATATCTGGCAGCGTACATCTTGGGAACG attcCGTCGCTATATTACCTAGAGGATTTATTTGTTGTTCAAGTACAACAGGAATCTTTACACTTTGACATTCCTTCGTATACGAACACTACACTACTCAACATTAATGACTTAGATGTTCAAATAATTAAGGCTATTCttaatcatttaaaat CATCTATTTTATGGCGTGTATTACGATATCTACCAACTAAAGATGTGTATTTCAATAGTATCGACACGTATGCTTCTAA ATATTATCAGTCAAATGCGGAAAAGACCGATGATTTATGGCACGTTATGCAAACTAATTTAAATCTAACTAACAATCCATATaactttaatgtaaaaaaatatatcgatatttgGATAAAGAACAATAATTATCCTATACTGTACGCAGTACGAAATAATACGAGTAATGTGATGTTATTCTCATATCTCAGCCCTGATGTTATCGACAAAAACGTGGAACAACTTCCCATATTAGTGACATATGCAGGAAAAATATTCG AGCATTCAAATGAGGGAGCTTTTTGGCTATCACCGCAAAAAGTAAAGAACATTGGAGGGTTTCCGCAAAATGAATGCCTCATGGTCAATATACAACAAGgag GATATTAtcgtgttaattataattctgaGGGCTGGCTTAAACTCGAGCAGTGCTTAATCTCTGAGAACTATGAAGTACATGCTCTCAATCAGGCCCAAATCATAGATGATGCGTTTTACTTCTTCAAAAATAGACAACTCAGTGTTACTACGTTTTGGAATCTCGCAAGCTTTCTATCAAATAACACGAATTACATAGCATGGTATCCTATGATTAAAGTTTTTGAATACATGGCTTGTACCTATTTGTTAGATGATACTACGGGCTTAACG ctaaatatgataaaaatgttgagtGGAACTCTGCAAATAATAGGATACGAAGAAAACTTAGACCATATCGATCTTACTATATGTTTAAGAGAGGAAGTCGCAAAATGGGCATGTATCCTCGGTGTTACTGAATGCAGAAAAGCAGCTACTTTACAACTGATAAAAGATCTTCAAAATCCTGTGCAAGACAA tCGTGTCGCATGGAAAGAATGGAAATATTGTAGTGGTTTGATGTCAGCAAACTACACTATTTGGACCTATACGTTTGAAAAATGGACGAAAACGTCTGAtaacagaattttaaattatttgatttgctGTGAAGATCCTTTTATTATAACCACTTATTTGAATCAAACAATAGGACTGATTGATAAATCTATTATCAAGGAACAAGACATGCGTGTTAATATACTTCTTCTTACTGTTGCGAAGCATGTAAAGAGCAATGTAGTGCTTGATTTTCTATTGAAACGTTTAGAAAGCAACCAATTCAAATTGTGTGGAAAAAA GGATGTTGAtttaattgtaacattaattGTCATTATTACGAATATACATGACGTACACCAAATACAAAAg gTAATTAGTTTTGTGATACATCTGGATGAAGATCGATATTTAGATGCTATTAGAAAAAAAGCTAAGAAACGAAGATCCGAACATGCAAGACTAAGCGCAAAGTATGGGTCCCTTGgtaacaagaaaataatataa
- the LOC105676741 gene encoding aminopeptidase N-like isoform X1 codes for MALRNISLNIKLLFIVIIFFSIPQFINSDSEVNYHSLNYTGLVPLHYDVKIELDFNRNVLFGECNITINITREMKNISVPSANFGIFKIDLIKNNDKEIIDVEEYSLINRTYIYINFTNSPKNVLFPGIYTLQIIYARNIFHDEIFLGSLYDEEKGEKVLKENGVEILKAQQIVPCWDEPAFKTTFTISIKHHKKYTALSNMLIKTTKLDKNNMKWTHFYKSPFMSVQHLTIVITTFSKIPFGHTNVTIWCRESTTQHVLFALNIVEQVVSFLKERSVIKIQKIDYVAFWDVQHSNIETLGLILHREEDITYIGTLDSVARKIEVVNLLARQIVSLWYHDLLWPIEGFTTYLAAYILGTIPSLYYLEDLFVVQVQQESLHFDIPSYTNTTLLNINDLDVQIIKAILNHLKSSILWRVLRYLPTKDVYFNSIDTYASKYYQSNAEKTDDLWHVMQTNLNLTNNPYNFNVKKYIDIWIKNNNYPILYAVRNNTSNVMLFSYLSPDVIDKNVEQLPILVTYAGKIFEHSNEGAFWLSPQKVKNIGGFPQNECLMVNIQQGGYYRVNYNSEGWLKLEQCLISENYEVHALNQAQIIDDAFYFFKNRQLSVTTFWNLASFLSNNTNYIAWYPMIKVFEYMACTYLLDDTTGLTLNMIKMLSGTLQIIGYEENLDHIDLTICLREEVAKWACILGVTECRKAATLQLIKDLQNPVQDNRVAWKEWKYCSGLMSANYTIWTYTFEKWTKTSDNRILNYLICCEDPFIITTYLNQTIGLIDKSIIKEQDMRVNILLLTVAKHVKSNVVLDFLLKRLESNQFKLCGKKDVDLIVTLIVIITNIHDVHQIQKVISFVIHLDEDRYLDAIRKKAKKRRSEHARLSAKYGSLGNKKII; via the exons ATGgcattaagaaatatttcattaaatatcaaattattatttatcgtgataatatttttctctattcctCAATTCATAAATAGTGACTCTGAAGTTAATTACCATTCATTGAATTATACTGGTTTAGTACCATTGCATTATGATGTCAAAATAGAACTTGACTTTAACAGAAATGTCCTTTTCGGTGAATGCAATATAACCATTAACATTACAcgtgaaatgaaaaatataagtgtACCTTCAGCAAATTttggtatatttaaaattgacttgattaaaaataatgacaaagAGATAATTGACGTGGAAGAATATTCACTTATTAATCGCACGtacatttatatcaatttcacCAATTCgccaaaaaatgttttatttcctGGAATCTATACCTTGCAGATAATATACGCCCGCAACATATTTCATGACGAAATCTTTCTTGGATCTTTATACGAtgaagaaaaaggagaaaaggt attaaaagaaaatggtgttgaaatattaaaagctCAACAAATAGTTCCATGTTGGGATGAACCAGCGTTCAAGACCACCTTTACTATTTCTATTAAACATCATAAAAAGTATACAGCCCTATCAAATATGCttataaaaacaacaaaacttgataaaaataacatgaaaTGGACACATTTTTACAAGTCGCCTTTTATGTCCGTTCAACATTTGACAATTGTGATAACCACATTCTCTAAAATTCCTTTTGGGCATACAAATGTCACAATTTGGTGTAGAGAAAGCACGACACAGCATGTATTATTTGCACTAAACATTGTGGAACAAGTCGTgagttttttaaaagaaagaagtgtgataaaaatacaaaaaattgattacgtTGCATTTTGGGATGTCCAACACAGTAATATTGAGACATTGGGACTCATTTTACATAG GGAAGAAGATATTACTTACATTGGAACATTAGATTCTGTTGCACGCAAAATTGAAGTGGTCAACTTATTAGCGCGTCAAATAGTATCTCTTTGGTACCATGATCTGTTATGGCCGATAGAAGGTTTCACTACATATCTGGCAGCGTACATCTTGGGAACG attcCGTCGCTATATTACCTAGAGGATTTATTTGTTGTTCAAGTACAACAGGAATCTTTACACTTTGACATTCCTTCGTATACGAACACTACACTACTCAACATTAATGACTTAGATGTTCAAATAATTAAGGCTATTCttaatcatttaaaat CATCTATTTTATGGCGTGTATTACGATATCTACCAACTAAAGATGTGTATTTCAATAGTATCGACACGTATGCTTCTAA ATATTATCAGTCAAATGCGGAAAAGACCGATGATTTATGGCACGTTATGCAAACTAATTTAAATCTAACTAACAATCCATATaactttaatgtaaaaaaatatatcgatatttgGATAAAGAACAATAATTATCCTATACTGTACGCAGTACGAAATAATACGAGTAATGTGATGTTATTCTCATATCTCAGCCCTGATGTTATCGACAAAAACGTGGAACAACTTCCCATATTAGTGACATATGCAGGAAAAATATTCG AGCATTCAAATGAGGGAGCTTTTTGGCTATCACCGCAAAAAGTAAAGAACATTGGAGGGTTTCCGCAAAATGAATGCCTCATGGTCAATATACAACAAGgag GATATTAtcgtgttaattataattctgaGGGCTGGCTTAAACTCGAGCAGTGCTTAATCTCTGAGAACTATGAAGTACATGCTCTCAATCAGGCCCAAATCATAGATGATGCGTTTTACTTCTTCAAAAATAGACAACTCAGTGTTACTACGTTTTGGAATCTCGCAAGCTTTCTATCAAATAACACGAATTACATAGCATGGTATCCTATGATTAAAGTTTTTGAATACATGGCTTGTACCTATTTGTTAGATGATACTACGGGCTTAACG ctaaatatgataaaaatgttgagtGGAACTCTGCAAATAATAGGATACGAAGAAAACTTAGACCATATCGATCTTACTATATGTTTAAGAGAGGAAGTCGCAAAATGGGCATGTATCCTCGGTGTTACTGAATGCAGAAAAGCAGCTACTTTACAACTGATAAAAGATCTTCAAAATCCTGTGCAAGACAA tCGTGTCGCATGGAAAGAATGGAAATATTGTAGTGGTTTGATGTCAGCAAACTACACTATTTGGACCTATACGTTTGAAAAATGGACGAAAACGTCTGAtaacagaattttaaattatttgatttgctGTGAAGATCCTTTTATTATAACCACTTATTTGAATCAAACAATAGGACTGATTGATAAATCTATTATCAAGGAACAAGACATGCGTGTTAATATACTTCTTCTTACTGTTGCGAAGCATGTAAAGAGCAATGTAGTGCTTGATTTTCTATTGAAACGTTTAGAAAGCAACCAATTCAAATTGTGTGGAAAAAA GGATGTTGAtttaattgtaacattaattGTCATTATTACGAATATACATGACGTACACCAAATACAAAAg gTAATTAGTTTTGTGATACATCTGGATGAAGATCGATATTTAGATGCTATTAGAAAAAAAGCTAAGAAACGAAGATCCGAACATGCAAGACTAAGCGCAAAGTATGGGTCCCTTGgtaacaagaaaataatataa